A genomic region of Ktedonobacteraceae bacterium contains the following coding sequences:
- a CDS encoding class I SAM-dependent methyltransferase: METAVERWKAILTTRAQQMDAAYARLGRTSADFWDRRARGYHRSTKDTVAHDPFYLRLREVITPKTTLLDVGAGTGRFTLALAPHVKHITAVEPNAAMLDYLRKDATERRLANISFVQTKWQDTPGYLQADIVICSHVLYPILDIVPFLQKLNYAARDTCYIYMRATHIDALTAPIWKHFHGEERCLPPGYIEALDVLYEMGIYANVEVVKIPSSLRFPSLDVAVEELLEQLILPDDEKTRDELRTLLGNWLVEDNGMLVPPVQSMVCAIISWGFRKGR; this comes from the coding sequence ATGGAAACCGCGGTTGAACGCTGGAAAGCTATACTTACTACACGTGCGCAACAAATGGATGCGGCCTATGCGCGTTTAGGCCGCACCAGCGCCGATTTTTGGGATCGCCGGGCACGTGGTTATCATCGTTCGACAAAGGACACGGTTGCCCACGATCCTTTTTATCTGCGTCTGCGTGAGGTGATAACTCCGAAGACCACACTGTTGGATGTAGGGGCCGGTACCGGTCGTTTCACGCTAGCCCTCGCACCACATGTGAAGCATATTACTGCCGTCGAACCCAACGCTGCCATGTTGGATTACTTGCGCAAGGATGCCACTGAGCGAAGGTTAGCTAATATCTCGTTTGTGCAAACAAAGTGGCAAGATACTCCCGGCTATCTTCAGGCCGATATCGTGATTTGCAGCCATGTTCTCTATCCTATTCTCGATATCGTGCCTTTCCTCCAAAAGCTAAACTATGCAGCGCGCGATACCTGCTACATTTACATGCGCGCCACCCATATTGATGCTTTGACGGCTCCAATCTGGAAACATTTTCATGGTGAGGAGCGCTGCCTTCCTCCTGGCTATATCGAAGCGCTGGATGTTCTGTACGAAATGGGCATCTATGCGAACGTTGAGGTCGTCAAAATCCCATCCAGCCTGCGCTTTCCCTCGCTCGATGTGGCTGTAGAAGAACTGCTGGAGCAGCTTATTCTGCCAGATGATGAAAAGACGCGCGATGAATTACGTACTCTACTCGGAAACTGGCTGGTTGAGGATAACGGTATGCTGGTGCCGCCGGTTCAGTCCATGGTGTGCGCTATTATCTCCTGGGGCTTCAGGAAAGGCCGGTAG
- a CDS encoding carbon monoxide dehydrogenase subunit G — protein MEFSGTQTIAAPIEKVWAFLMDVNKVASCAPGFQSLDVTGDEQWKAVVAVGIGAVKARFTLDVTRPEKEEPTKMVVKARGKAPGSAVDMSGNMQLTSLDNGETRMDWKADVIVSGTIASVGARLLQGTAQRLTSQFFDCLKTRLQTPDTANTGS, from the coding sequence ATGGAATTTTCTGGAACACAAACTATTGCAGCTCCTATTGAGAAGGTCTGGGCCTTTCTTATGGATGTAAACAAGGTTGCCTCCTGCGCGCCCGGTTTTCAAAGCCTGGACGTAACAGGGGACGAACAATGGAAGGCTGTCGTTGCGGTCGGCATCGGCGCAGTAAAAGCCAGATTCACCTTAGATGTTACACGCCCTGAGAAGGAAGAGCCTACGAAGATGGTTGTAAAAGCACGAGGTAAGGCCCCTGGGAGCGCGGTCGATATGTCCGGTAATATGCAACTCACCTCGCTTGACAACGGTGAGACGCGCATGGACTGGAAAGCCGATGTAATCGTGAGTGGGACTATCGCAAGCGTTGGCGCGCGCCTGCTGCAAGGTACTGCCCAGCGTCTGACCAGTCAGTTTTTCGATTGCCTCAAGACCAGGCTACAAACGCCGGATACGGCCAATACAGGTAGTTAG
- a CDS encoding XdhC family protein, with amino-acid sequence MSKSLLELAYRLEQAGEPYVLATVIWCERPTSAKPGAQAIIQANGQMTGWIGGNCAQPVVVREALRAMREGDDPYLLRLGDPGVGVVRDNIRMFPMSCTSGGVLDIYMEPHLPRQRLVLIGDSPVIVALSQLAPVLDYVVTQLDAADLSQVRIDERTCVLVATHGQYDEDALEQALRSPAAYIGMVGSRKRADACRDYLRTSGLTEQQVARLKAPAGLDVGAITPEEIAASILAELVQVRRRGLQGDVGADSSRPAPIDRPQGDVGARFMAPRGEAIPSIEEQSKSKDAKMAKTAETAIDPVCGMIVEIAGSRHHSTYEGREYYFCCPACKRLFERNPQEYLVQNER; translated from the coding sequence ATGTCAAAATCTCTGCTTGAACTTGCATACCGGTTGGAGCAGGCCGGAGAGCCATACGTGCTCGCCACCGTTATCTGGTGCGAGCGACCTACCTCCGCTAAACCGGGGGCCCAGGCCATTATTCAGGCCAATGGACAGATGACGGGCTGGATCGGCGGTAACTGCGCGCAGCCGGTTGTAGTGCGCGAGGCTTTGCGTGCCATGCGCGAAGGGGATGATCCTTATCTCTTGCGCCTGGGAGACCCGGGAGTTGGCGTGGTGCGCGATAATATTCGTATGTTCCCGATGAGTTGTACCAGTGGAGGAGTGCTGGATATTTATATGGAACCACATCTTCCGCGGCAGCGCCTGGTATTGATAGGCGATTCGCCTGTAATCGTCGCTTTGAGCCAGCTTGCACCCGTTTTGGATTACGTAGTTACTCAACTGGATGCCGCCGATTTGAGCCAGGTCCGTATCGACGAGCGAACATGCGTCCTGGTTGCCACGCATGGGCAATACGATGAAGATGCGCTGGAGCAGGCATTACGCAGCCCGGCGGCTTATATCGGCATGGTTGGCAGTCGTAAACGCGCTGACGCCTGCCGCGATTATTTACGTACATCAGGGTTAACCGAGCAGCAGGTAGCGCGCCTCAAGGCCCCGGCAGGGCTGGATGTGGGAGCGATTACGCCGGAAGAGATCGCGGCCAGCATTCTTGCCGAGCTGGTGCAGGTACGCCGTCGTGGCTTGCAAGGGGATGTAGGGGCCGATTCATCGCGCCCAGCGCCGATTGATCGGCCCCAGGGGGATGTAGGGGCTAGATTCATGGCGCCCAGAGGTGAGGCTATTCCCTCCATTGAAGAACAATCTAAGAGCAAGGATGCTAAAATGGCGAAAACTGCTGAGACGGCTATTGACCCGGTCTGTGGTATGATAGTAGAAATAGCAGGTTCCCGGCATCACAGCACCTATGAGGGTAGAGAATACTATTTCTGTTGCCCGGCCTGCAAACGGTTGTTTGAACGCAATCCACAAGAGTATCTCGTGCAGAACGAAAGGTAA
- a CDS encoding aerobic carbon-monoxide dehydrogenase large subunit: MMATEVHAHGLGESYKRKEDARFIRGQGHYVDDVQLPGMLYGDIVRSPYAHALIKNIDISEALKVPGVVAVITGKDLDASGLAWMPTLSADTEAVLALDRVHYQMQEVAFVVATSRYAAADGVAAVEVDYEPLPVVVDPKKALEPDAPLLRPDKKDRQPTNHIYHWETGDREATAAAFAEAEQNGVVVRQEMYIPRIHPAPIETCGCVADFNKATGKLTVWMTSQAPHAHRTLFAIVSKLPEHRIRIISPDIGGGFGNKVPIYPGYVCAVVASIVTGKPVKWIEDRTENLSSTGFGRDYHIKAEIAADKDGTVKALKVYTLADHGAFDAAAQPTKFPAGLFHICTGSYDFKNAFVEVDAAHTNKAPGGIAYRCSFRVTEASYLIERAMDTLAREVGKDPAQIRMQNFIRPEAFPYRSALNWTYDSGNYEAALHLAMKNVDYEGLRREQAEKRARGELMGIGISSFTEIVGAGPGKHFDIAGIQMFDSCEIRVHPTGKALARIGVQTQGQGHETTFAQIIAAELGMSPDDIDVEHGDTDTAPYGLGTYASRSTPVAGAATALAARKVREKAKKIAAYLLEVSEDDLEWEPGRFFVKGSPDKGKTIQELAFAAYTNCPPYLEPGLEAVNYYDPPNLTYPFGSYICVVDIDRGTGQVHIRRFMAVDDCGTIINPMVVEGQIHGGLTQGLAPAMYEEISYDENGNVLGSNFQDYLIPTSMETPRWETDKTYTPSPHHPIGAKGVGESPTVGAPQAIANAVVDALAHVGVRHIDIPITPWKVWSILKEKGLATD; encoded by the coding sequence ATGATGGCGACCGAAGTACATGCCCATGGCCTGGGCGAATCCTACAAACGCAAAGAGGACGCGCGTTTCATTCGTGGGCAGGGACACTATGTCGATGATGTCCAGCTCCCCGGCATGCTTTACGGGGATATCGTCCGCAGCCCATATGCCCACGCGCTCATTAAGAATATCGATATCAGCGAGGCGCTGAAGGTTCCAGGAGTTGTGGCAGTCATTACCGGCAAGGACCTGGATGCTTCCGGTCTTGCCTGGATGCCCACGCTCTCAGCCGATACAGAAGCAGTGCTGGCGCTGGATCGCGTGCATTATCAGATGCAGGAGGTCGCTTTCGTTGTTGCGACCAGCCGTTATGCTGCCGCGGACGGCGTGGCTGCTGTCGAGGTAGATTACGAACCGCTGCCGGTGGTCGTCGATCCTAAGAAGGCCCTTGAGCCTGATGCGCCATTGCTGCGCCCTGACAAGAAGGATAGGCAACCAACCAATCATATCTATCACTGGGAGACGGGAGACCGTGAGGCAACCGCCGCGGCATTTGCCGAAGCTGAGCAAAATGGTGTCGTGGTGCGCCAGGAGATGTATATCCCGCGTATTCATCCTGCACCCATTGAGACTTGCGGCTGCGTTGCCGACTTCAACAAGGCGACCGGCAAATTGACCGTCTGGATGACCTCACAGGCTCCGCACGCCCATCGCACGCTCTTCGCGATTGTCTCGAAGCTGCCAGAACATCGTATCCGCATCATCTCACCTGATATCGGTGGCGGCTTTGGCAACAAAGTGCCGATCTATCCCGGCTACGTCTGCGCGGTAGTTGCCTCGATTGTCACCGGCAAGCCTGTCAAGTGGATCGAGGATCGCACCGAAAATCTGAGCAGCACGGGGTTTGGGCGCGACTATCATATCAAGGCGGAGATTGCCGCCGACAAAGATGGCACGGTGAAGGCGCTGAAGGTCTACACGCTGGCCGACCATGGCGCATTCGACGCGGCAGCGCAGCCGACCAAGTTTCCTGCCGGCCTTTTCCATATCTGCACCGGCTCGTATGACTTCAAGAATGCTTTTGTGGAAGTGGATGCCGCGCACACCAATAAGGCTCCTGGCGGTATCGCGTATCGCTGTTCGTTCCGCGTGACCGAGGCGTCGTATCTGATCGAGCGTGCCATGGATACACTGGCACGTGAGGTTGGCAAGGACCCGGCGCAAATCCGCATGCAGAACTTCATCAGGCCCGAAGCTTTCCCTTATCGTTCGGCCCTGAACTGGACATACGATAGCGGTAACTACGAGGCGGCCTTACATCTGGCGATGAAGAATGTAGATTACGAGGGACTGCGCCGCGAACAGGCGGAGAAGCGCGCCCGTGGTGAGCTGATGGGCATCGGCATCTCCAGTTTCACCGAAATCGTTGGGGCCGGCCCTGGCAAGCATTTTGATATCGCGGGCATTCAGATGTTCGATAGCTGCGAGATTCGCGTGCATCCTACCGGCAAAGCGCTGGCCCGCATCGGCGTGCAGACGCAGGGCCAGGGGCACGAAACGACCTTCGCGCAGATCATCGCCGCCGAACTTGGTATGTCGCCGGACGATATCGATGTCGAGCATGGCGACACGGATACAGCTCCGTATGGACTTGGTACCTATGCCAGCCGCAGCACGCCCGTCGCCGGTGCCGCGACTGCCCTGGCGGCTCGTAAAGTGCGCGAAAAGGCGAAGAAGATTGCCGCCTACCTGCTGGAGGTCAGCGAAGATGACCTCGAGTGGGAGCCGGGGCGTTTCTTCGTCAAGGGATCGCCCGACAAGGGCAAGACGATTCAGGAACTCGCGTTTGCTGCCTACACCAATTGTCCGCCCTATCTTGAGCCGGGATTGGAGGCCGTGAATTATTACGACCCGCCCAACCTGACGTATCCATTCGGCAGCTACATCTGCGTCGTCGATATCGACCGTGGAACGGGGCAGGTGCATATCCGCCGCTTCATGGCTGTGGACGACTGCGGCACGATCATCAATCCAATGGTCGTCGAGGGGCAGATTCATGGTGGCCTGACGCAGGGTCTTGCTCCGGCAATGTACGAGGAGATCTCTTACGATGAGAATGGCAACGTCCTGGGCAGCAATTTCCAGGACTACCTGATACCGACCTCTATGGAGACGCCGCGTTGGGAGACCGATAAGACCTATACTCCCTCGCCACATCATCCCATCGGCGCCAAGGGCGTCGGTGAATCGCCCACCGTCGGCGCTCCGCAGGCCATCGCCAACGCGGTGGTCGACGCGCTGGCTCATGTAGGGGTGCGGCATATCGATATTCCGATCACCCCCTGGAAGGTCTGGAGTATCCTGAAGGAAAAGGGTTTGGCGACGGATTAA
- a CDS encoding (2Fe-2S)-binding protein, whose translation MSTHHIRVTINGTPYEGDVEARLLLVHWIRDVLRLTGTHIGCDTTSCGACTILVDGKATKSCTMFAVQADGREIMTVEGLEQNGQLHPLQEGFHEEHALQCGYCTPGMMMSGLALLQRNPNPTEEEIRVGISGNLCRCTGYVNIVKAIQYAARKMQASEQVPVSAGEGGE comes from the coding sequence ATGAGTACTCATCATATACGTGTCACAATCAATGGAACGCCTTATGAAGGCGATGTCGAAGCTCGCCTGCTACTCGTCCACTGGATTCGTGATGTGCTGCGCCTGACCGGGACGCACATCGGCTGCGATACTACCTCTTGCGGCGCCTGCACGATTCTTGTCGATGGCAAGGCGACCAAATCCTGTACCATGTTCGCGGTGCAGGCCGATGGGCGCGAGATTATGACCGTCGAGGGATTGGAGCAAAACGGCCAGTTACATCCGCTGCAGGAAGGTTTCCACGAGGAGCATGCCTTGCAGTGCGGTTATTGCACACCGGGTATGATGATGTCCGGTCTGGCCTTATTGCAGCGCAATCCCAATCCAACTGAAGAGGAAATTCGCGTCGGCATTTCCGGTAACCTGTGCCGCTGCACCGGCTATGTCAATATCGTCAAAGCCATACAATATGCTGCCAGGAAGATGCAGGCATCTGAGCAGGTTCCGGTAAGCGCCGGTGAAGGAGGCGAATGA
- a CDS encoding xanthine dehydrogenase family protein subunit M, with product MTIGGDTLIPGSFDYMVAHSVDEAVALLDQHGDEAKILAGGQSLIPLLRFRLARPSILIDINRIDGLEYIQETDGILHIGAMTREAELDSSDLIRSRYPILLDTSSGVADPVVRNWATVGGNLAHADPANDHPATMLALGARVVARGPAGERVIPIDEFFTDMTFETTLKPNEVLTEIRIPAPTDRSGGAYFKLERKVGDYAIAGVAAYITLDANGNVTYAGIGLTNVGPAPIKARDAEQSLLGKPLDDASIHQAADLAAAASQPVSDTRGPAEYKRDMVRTLTVRALRKALARATGGE from the coding sequence ATGACTATTGGAGGTGACACTTTGATACCTGGTTCCTTCGATTATATGGTGGCACACAGCGTCGACGAAGCTGTGGCCCTCCTGGACCAGCATGGCGATGAAGCCAAAATTCTCGCCGGTGGCCAGAGCCTCATTCCCCTCTTGCGTTTCCGTCTTGCTCGCCCGTCGATTCTGATTGATATCAACCGTATCGATGGTCTGGAGTACATTCAGGAAACGGATGGCATCCTGCACATTGGTGCCATGACGCGCGAGGCGGAACTGGATAGCTCCGATCTCATTCGCAGCCGCTACCCCATTCTATTGGATACCTCCTCCGGGGTAGCCGATCCGGTGGTACGAAACTGGGCCACTGTTGGCGGCAATCTTGCCCACGCTGATCCCGCCAACGATCATCCCGCTACGATGCTCGCTTTAGGAGCGCGCGTTGTCGCCAGGGGACCTGCCGGAGAGCGGGTCATCCCAATCGACGAGTTCTTTACCGACATGACCTTCGAAACCACGCTCAAGCCTAATGAGGTACTCACCGAGATTCGCATTCCGGCCCCCACAGACCGCAGCGGCGGTGCGTATTTCAAGCTGGAACGCAAAGTAGGCGACTATGCCATCGCAGGCGTGGCGGCATATATCACGCTGGACGCTAATGGAAATGTCACGTATGCTGGCATTGGCCTGACTAATGTAGGTCCGGCACCGATCAAGGCGCGCGATGCCGAACAGTCCCTGCTGGGCAAGCCCCTGGACGATGCGAGTATCCACCAGGCGGCCGATCTTGCCGCCGCTGCTTCCCAGCCTGTCAGCGACACACGCGGCCCCGCCGAGTATAAGCGCGATATGGTGCGCACGTTGACAGTTCGCGCGTTACGCAAAGCGCTCGCCCGCGCTACAGGAGGTGAATAG